One genomic region from Sparus aurata chromosome 15, fSpaAur1.1, whole genome shotgun sequence encodes:
- the chst3a gene encoding carbohydrate sulfotransferase 3a: MTSYDQRSTLDVQLQSQDSRMKTKYAIVFICIVALVIIEKESNIISRVSDKLIQRQTPQQTLQTPLDYGIATQNGSLMMLKMLLSQLTGTPGNYSSLSAEQEEDELDDSGTYSFSGGRKHILLLATTRTGSSFVGEFFNQHGDNMFYLFEPLWHVERMLTMAGEANNGTVLAGIYREVVQGLFLCDFSPLEKFISPPPQDHVTPALFRRESSLSLCEEPVCTPVIKDVFERYHCKTRRCGPLNLTLASESCLSKKHHAIKTVRVRQLETLQPLVEDPRLDVRVIQLVRDPRAILASRMVAFSSKYQTWKTWAQDGQVPEDDEEVKRLKGNCDHIRMSAEVGLSRPRWLRKRYMLVRYEDIARYPMQKAEEMYRFTGIPFSPQAREWILRNTQTTQEASGIYSTQKNSSEQAEKWRFSIPFTLAQVVQRVCGPTMKLFGYKFVDDEKTLMNKSISLLEERLFH, from the exons ATGACAAGCTATGACCAACGCTCAACCCTAGATGTCCAACTACAAAGCCAGGACTCAAGAATGAAGACCAAATATGCAATTGTCTTCATCTGTATCGTGGCCCTGGTCATCATCGAGAAGGAAAGCAACATCATATCAAG GGTCTCTGATAAGCTGATCCAGAGGCAGACGCCACAGCAGACCCTGCAGACCCCACTGGATTATGGCATCGCGACACAAAATGGCTCCCTGATGATGCTTAAAATGCTGCTCTCTCAACTCACTGGTACACCAGGGAATTACTCAAGTCTCTCTGCGGAGCAAGAGGAGGACGAATTAGATGATTCAGGCACGTACAGCTTTAGCGGTGGCCGTAAGCACATATTACTCCTTGCCACAACACGAACAGGTTCCTCCTTTGTGGGGGAATTTTTCAACCAGCACGGCGATAACATGTTTTACCTGTTTGAGCCCTTGTGGCACGTTGAGCGCATGCTGACCATGGCTGGAGAGGCAAACAATGGGACAGTGTTGGCAGGAATCTATCGGGAGGTTGTCCAGGGACTCTTCCTGTGTGATTTCTCTCCTCTTGAGAAGTTCATCTCTCCCCCACCTCAGGACCACGTCACCCCGGCTCTTTTCCGCAGAGAGTCTAGTTTATCGCTCTGTGAAGAACCTGTCTGCACTCCTGTTATCAAAGATGTCTTTGAGAG GTATCACTGTAAGACTCGTCGCTGTGGGCCGCTGAACTTGACCCTTGCGTCTGAATCCTGCCTTTCCAAGAAACACCATGCCATTAAGACTGTCCGCGTACGCCAGCTGGAAacattgcagcctttagtgGAGGATCCCCGTCTGGATGTGAGAGTGATCCAGCTAGTCCGAGACCCAAGGGCCATCTTAGCATCCCGCATGGTGGCTTTCTCTTCCAAGTACCAGACGTGGAAGACCTGGGCACAGGATGGCCAGGTGcctgaggatgatgaggaggtgAAGAGGCTCAAAGGAAACTGTGACCACATTAGGATGTCTGCAGAGGTGGGACTGAGCCGACCTCGCTGGCTGAGGAAACGCTACATGTTGGTGCGCTACGAGGATATCGCCCGCTACCCCATGCAGAAGGCAGAGGAGATGTACAGGTTCACAGGGATACCTTTTAGTCCCCAAGCTAGAGAATGGATTCTGAGGAACACCCAGACCACACAGGAAGCCAGCGGGATTTACTCCACCCAGAAGAACTCCTCAGAGCAGGCAGAGAAATGGAGGTTTAGCATTCCCTTCACACTGGCTCAGGTAGTGCAGAGAGTGTGTGGACCTACCATGAAGCTGTTTGGGTACAAATTTGTGGATGATGAAAAGACCCTGATGAACAAGTCCATCAGCTTGCTTGAGGAGAGACTATTTCATTGA